A region of Rhizorhabdus wittichii RW1 DNA encodes the following proteins:
- a CDS encoding transcriptional regulator, MucR family (PFAM: ROSMUCR transcriptional regulator): MPEEEKGANSHLELATELTIAWLANPNTRATKEEVPEFLKSMHEAVASLSSDASADAEPSAAAPEHVPAVSVRKSLASKDHIISMIDGKPYKTLRRHLSTHNLTPEEYRERYGLKADYPMVAPSYSEHRREMAKRIGLGRKPGQKAPPRKAGGRRKAAPAAT, encoded by the coding sequence ATGCCCGAAGAGGAAAAAGGCGCAAACAGCCATCTGGAGCTTGCGACCGAGCTCACCATTGCGTGGCTCGCCAATCCCAATACCCGCGCGACCAAGGAGGAAGTGCCCGAGTTCTTGAAGTCGATGCACGAGGCCGTTGCCAGCCTGTCCAGTGACGCATCCGCGGACGCCGAGCCGTCGGCGGCAGCGCCCGAGCATGTGCCGGCGGTCAGCGTGCGCAAGTCGCTCGCGTCGAAGGATCACATCATCTCGATGATCGATGGCAAGCCCTACAAGACACTGCGGCGACACCTCTCGACCCACAATCTCACGCCAGAGGAATATCGCGAGCGCTATGGCCTCAAGGCGGACTATCCCATGGTGGCGCCCAGCTATAGCGAGCATCGCCGCGAGATGGCCAAGAGGATCGGGCTCGGCCGCAAGCCCGGGCAGAAGGCGCCGCCTCGCAAGGCGGGCGGCCGCCGAAAGGCTGCCCCGGCTGCGACGTGA
- a CDS encoding ParB family protein (PFAM: ParB domain protein nuclease), whose amino-acid sequence MTKHVKIALNGSIDIPFSQLVLSQANVRRVKAGVSIDALAADIARRGLLQSLTVRARRDEEGSETGLYEVPAGGRRFRALQLLVKQRKMTKAQPVPCILRDDDEISAEEDSLAENTHREALHPLDQFRAMQHLVGQGTDIETVAATFMVTPAVVKQRLRLASVSPKLLDIYAEDGMTLDQLTAFSVTEDHARQEQVWEMVEGTYNAEPYYIRRKLTENTVHASDRRVRFVGLDAYTEAGGHVLRDLFDDDSGGWLEDVALLDRLVDEKLQAEGARIGEEGWKWVAVAIDFPWNASQGLREIDGEQPALSEEDEARLVAFQQEADALEAEWAQSSDIPDEVDARITEVDEEIAGIVERPLVYDPEEVARAGVFVSLDRNGSLYIERGFVRPEDEPPSEPDADVEVGENRMVEDEQQGAIVSVGGAPDTAADEETVDEAEDQLRPLPDRLVSELTAWRTIALQDAFARSPNVAFAAVLHAMALSVFYHASRESCLQLSLTKAIFSQSAPGTRTAPPTQAIAERHNAWKARLPEDDAELWDALRKLCADEQADLFAHCAAYAVNAQWERVSPYDGRMSPATIERRIAHSHVLAHAVGLDMTASWQPTVASYLGQVTKARILEAVSEAKDPATASRIEKLGKADMAREAEQLLAGTGWLPEPMRTPEPTASDVEPSTANDGEPAIDTIEPTSEDSADADEMLPVAAE is encoded by the coding sequence ATGACCAAGCATGTGAAAATCGCGCTCAATGGTTCGATCGACATCCCGTTCAGCCAGCTGGTGCTGAGCCAGGCCAATGTCCGGCGGGTGAAGGCCGGCGTCTCGATCGACGCGCTCGCCGCCGACATCGCCCGGCGCGGCCTTCTGCAGAGCCTGACCGTGCGCGCCCGGCGCGACGAGGAGGGCAGCGAGACCGGTCTCTACGAAGTGCCGGCTGGCGGCCGCCGGTTCCGGGCGCTGCAACTCCTCGTCAAGCAGCGCAAGATGACCAAGGCTCAACCGGTCCCGTGCATCCTGCGGGACGATGACGAGATCTCGGCCGAGGAAGACAGCCTCGCCGAGAACACGCACCGTGAGGCCCTGCACCCGCTCGACCAGTTCCGCGCCATGCAGCACCTCGTCGGGCAGGGCACCGACATCGAGACCGTCGCGGCCACCTTCATGGTGACGCCCGCGGTGGTGAAGCAGCGCCTGCGGCTCGCTTCGGTCTCGCCGAAGCTGCTCGACATCTATGCCGAGGACGGCATGACGCTCGACCAGCTCACGGCCTTCTCGGTCACCGAGGACCATGCGCGCCAGGAGCAGGTCTGGGAGATGGTCGAGGGCACTTACAATGCGGAGCCCTACTATATCCGTCGCAAGCTGACCGAGAACACGGTCCACGCATCCGACCGGCGCGTGCGATTCGTCGGGCTTGATGCCTATACCGAGGCTGGCGGCCATGTGCTGCGCGACCTGTTCGACGACGATTCCGGTGGCTGGCTCGAGGATGTCGCGCTGCTCGACCGGCTGGTCGACGAGAAGCTCCAGGCCGAGGGCGCTCGGATCGGTGAGGAAGGCTGGAAGTGGGTGGCGGTCGCCATCGATTTCCCGTGGAATGCGTCGCAGGGCCTGCGCGAGATCGACGGCGAGCAGCCCGCGCTCAGCGAGGAAGACGAGGCCCGCCTCGTCGCGTTCCAGCAGGAAGCCGATGCGCTCGAAGCCGAGTGGGCGCAATCCTCTGACATCCCCGACGAAGTGGATGCGCGGATCACCGAGGTCGACGAGGAAATCGCGGGTATCGTCGAACGGCCGCTGGTCTACGATCCCGAGGAGGTTGCGCGCGCCGGTGTGTTCGTCAGCCTCGACCGGAACGGCTCGCTCTACATCGAGCGCGGGTTCGTGCGGCCCGAGGACGAGCCCCCGAGCGAGCCCGACGCCGATGTCGAAGTTGGCGAGAACCGCATGGTGGAAGACGAGCAGCAGGGCGCCATCGTCAGCGTCGGCGGCGCGCCCGACACCGCAGCCGATGAGGAGACGGTCGACGAGGCGGAGGACCAGCTGCGCCCGCTCCCCGATAGGTTGGTGAGCGAGCTCACCGCCTGGCGCACCATCGCGCTCCAGGATGCGTTCGCGCGGAGTCCGAATGTCGCGTTCGCCGCGGTGCTGCACGCCATGGCTCTCTCGGTCTTCTACCATGCCAGCCGGGAATCCTGCCTCCAGCTCAGCCTCACCAAGGCTATCTTCAGCCAGTCCGCCCCGGGCACGCGGACGGCACCGCCGACCCAGGCGATCGCCGAACGCCACAATGCGTGGAAGGCGCGGCTTCCCGAGGACGACGCGGAGTTGTGGGACGCGCTTCGGAAGCTCTGCGCAGATGAACAGGCGGACCTGTTCGCCCATTGCGCGGCCTATGCGGTCAATGCGCAGTGGGAGCGGGTCAGCCCCTATGACGGCCGGATGTCGCCCGCCACGATCGAGCGGCGGATCGCGCACAGCCACGTGCTCGCCCACGCTGTCGGTCTCGACATGACGGCGTCCTGGCAGCCCACTGTCGCCAGCTATCTCGGCCAGGTGACCAAGGCGCGGATTCTCGAGGCGGTGAGCGAGGCCAAGGATCCGGCCACCGCCAGCCGGATCGAGAAGCTCGGCAAGGCCGATATGGCGCGCGAGGCCGAACAGCTCCTCGCCGGCACCGGCTGGCTGCCGGAGCCGATGCGGACGCCCGAGCCGACTGCATCGGACGTCGAGCCATCGACGGCGAATGACGGCGAACCGGCCATCGACACGATCGAGCCGACGTCGGAGGACAGTGCCGACGCCGACGAGATGCTCCCGGTCGCGGCCGAATAG
- a CDS encoding helicase domain protein (PFAM: SNF2-related protein; helicase domain protein; type III restriction enzyme, res subunit~SMART: DEAD-like helicases-like) translates to MGARLEDIKNGASVRGIGSAQPVQVVSVDWIGDQAINVVYRDHNGVVAEAVLYRDDEHQLAVEQAGRPWSFDADGALLRLVTEANRIKLAHYFDPYLAIHTSLVDPLPHQISAVYGEMLPRQPLRFLLADDPGAGKTIMAGLLMKELIARSDLERCLVVAPGSLVEQWQDELGQKFNLEFDILTRDMIETSRSGNPFSDRDRLIVRLDVLARNEELQEKLMSAREWDLIICDEAHRMSATYFGGEVKYTRRYQVGQKLGQVCRHLLLMSATPHNGKEEDFQLFMALLDGDRFEGRFRDGVHYADTADMMRRLTKEELLKFDGRPLFPERRAYTVKYELSEGEAALYTAVTDYVRTEMNRVQRFAEGDGKKRNNVGFALQILQRRLASSPAAIYQSLKRRRERLENELGEARLATRGRRTGIDEPSVGPDVLRNIEEYGQDEIDELEELISTGATTAETVEQLALEVETLKGLEAMALGVLRSGVDTKWSQLNRILDDDLMVDAAGNRRKLIIFTEPKDTLHYLLDKVRARLGNAEAVDVIHGGVSREERRKVIERFMQDKDLLVLIANDAAGEGVNLQRGHLMVNYDLPWNPNKLEQRFGRIHRIGQTEVCHLWNLVAADTREGEVYARLLEKLEAAREALGGRVYDVLGELFEGIALKDLLFQAIQYGEQDEVKARLFRQVDGAVDQGHLLELLRRRALTNDTMPEAKVEELRLEMERAEALRLQPHHIQSFFVEAFQHLGGRLKRREEGRWEITHVPVRIRERDRQIGTGAPLQKQYERICFEKGLIHQQPVAAFVCPGHPLLEAVISLIREQYEQIMRQGAILVDDTDAGDALSAIFLLEHIVQDGRATSAGKPHVISQRLQFAAIDKAGDARNAGIAPHLNLRPATAEEAGVVRDLLDEDWLTSELERTAIRFATVELAQGHVAEVKARRLPEIEKVEQEVRARLKKEINYWDSRAFELKEEEKAGKKTRLNWQNAQRRAEELAERQKRRMDQLERERFISSQPPRVRGGMVVIPRGLLEARHSPAVANRFAEDPAARRAIELAAMEAVMAAERALGHAPVDVSAQKIGYDIASHDPKSGHLRFIEVKGRIDGADSVMITRQEVITSLHEPEKFILAIVPVASGFAHEPHYVRGALVEREPSFLETAIQFDLRRLLARAESPR, encoded by the coding sequence ATGGGGGCACGACTAGAGGACATCAAGAACGGCGCATCGGTTCGCGGTATCGGGTCCGCGCAGCCGGTTCAGGTCGTGTCGGTCGACTGGATCGGCGACCAGGCGATCAACGTCGTCTACCGCGACCATAATGGCGTGGTCGCCGAGGCCGTTCTCTACCGGGACGATGAGCACCAGCTCGCCGTCGAGCAGGCTGGGCGTCCTTGGTCGTTCGATGCTGACGGTGCGTTGCTGCGCCTGGTGACCGAGGCCAACCGCATCAAACTGGCGCATTATTTCGACCCCTATCTCGCGATCCACACGAGCCTTGTTGATCCGTTGCCGCACCAGATTTCGGCGGTCTATGGCGAGATGCTTCCGCGCCAGCCGTTGCGCTTCCTCCTCGCCGACGATCCCGGCGCCGGCAAGACGATCATGGCCGGTCTGCTCATGAAGGAGCTGATCGCGCGCAGCGATCTCGAGCGCTGCCTGGTGGTTGCACCTGGCAGCTTGGTCGAGCAGTGGCAGGATGAGCTCGGTCAGAAGTTCAATCTCGAGTTCGACATCCTCACGCGAGACATGATCGAGACCTCGCGCTCGGGCAATCCGTTCAGTGATCGGGACCGGTTGATCGTCCGCCTCGACGTGCTGGCGCGCAACGAAGAGCTGCAGGAAAAGCTCATGAGTGCGCGCGAATGGGACCTCATCATCTGCGACGAAGCGCACCGGATGTCGGCGACCTATTTCGGCGGTGAGGTCAAATATACCCGGCGCTATCAGGTCGGTCAGAAGCTCGGCCAAGTCTGCCGCCACCTGCTCTTGATGTCGGCGACGCCGCACAACGGCAAGGAAGAGGACTTCCAGCTGTTCATGGCGCTGCTCGACGGCGACCGCTTTGAGGGGCGGTTCCGCGACGGCGTCCATTATGCCGACACCGCCGACATGATGCGGCGGCTGACCAAGGAGGAGCTGCTCAAGTTCGATGGCCGGCCGCTGTTCCCCGAACGGCGCGCCTACACCGTGAAATATGAGCTCTCCGAGGGCGAAGCCGCGCTCTACACTGCGGTCACCGACTATGTGCGCACCGAGATGAACCGAGTGCAGCGTTTTGCCGAAGGTGACGGCAAGAAACGCAACAATGTCGGCTTCGCGTTGCAGATCCTCCAGCGCCGACTCGCCTCATCTCCGGCCGCCATCTATCAATCGCTGAAGCGCCGCCGCGAGCGGTTGGAGAACGAGCTGGGCGAAGCGCGCCTTGCCACGAGAGGGCGTCGCACGGGGATCGACGAGCCGTCGGTCGGCCCCGACGTGCTGCGCAATATCGAGGAATATGGCCAGGACGAGATCGACGAACTCGAGGAGCTGATCTCAACCGGCGCGACGACGGCCGAGACTGTCGAGCAGCTCGCCCTTGAAGTCGAAACGCTGAAGGGTCTGGAAGCAATGGCGCTTGGTGTGTTGCGCTCGGGCGTCGACACCAAATGGAGTCAGCTCAACCGCATTCTCGACGACGATCTGATGGTCGATGCGGCCGGGAATCGTCGCAAGCTGATCATTTTTACCGAGCCCAAGGACACGCTCCACTACCTGCTCGACAAGGTGCGCGCGCGCCTCGGTAACGCCGAGGCGGTCGATGTGATTCATGGCGGCGTGTCGCGCGAGGAACGCCGCAAGGTGATCGAGCGCTTCATGCAGGACAAGGACCTGCTCGTACTGATCGCCAACGACGCCGCCGGCGAAGGCGTCAATCTTCAGCGCGGGCATCTGATGGTCAATTACGACCTCCCCTGGAATCCCAACAAGCTTGAGCAGCGTTTCGGTCGCATTCATCGCATCGGTCAGACCGAGGTGTGCCACCTTTGGAACCTGGTCGCGGCCGACACTCGCGAGGGTGAGGTCTATGCGCGTCTCCTCGAAAAGCTAGAGGCCGCGCGCGAGGCGCTAGGCGGCCGCGTCTACGACGTGCTCGGCGAGTTGTTTGAGGGCATAGCGCTCAAGGACCTGCTCTTCCAAGCGATCCAGTATGGCGAGCAGGATGAGGTGAAGGCGCGGCTGTTCCGGCAAGTTGACGGGGCTGTCGATCAGGGTCACTTGCTCGAATTGCTCCGGCGCCGGGCCCTCACCAACGACACCATGCCCGAAGCCAAGGTCGAAGAACTCCGGCTCGAAATGGAGCGAGCCGAGGCACTGCGCCTGCAGCCGCACCATATCCAGAGCTTCTTCGTCGAGGCGTTCCAGCATCTGGGCGGGCGCCTCAAGCGCCGCGAGGAAGGGCGCTGGGAAATCACGCATGTGCCAGTGCGCATCCGCGAGCGCGACCGGCAGATCGGCACCGGCGCGCCGCTTCAGAAGCAATATGAGCGGATCTGCTTCGAGAAGGGTCTGATCCACCAGCAGCCGGTCGCCGCGTTTGTTTGTCCCGGCCACCCGCTGCTCGAGGCCGTGATCAGCCTTATCCGCGAGCAATACGAGCAGATCATGCGCCAGGGCGCGATTCTCGTCGACGATACCGATGCCGGCGACGCTCTCTCGGCGATCTTCCTCTTGGAGCACATAGTCCAGGACGGCCGCGCGACGAGCGCCGGCAAGCCACACGTGATTTCGCAGCGACTCCAGTTCGCCGCGATCGACAAAGCCGGCGATGCCCGCAACGCGGGCATCGCGCCGCACCTTAACCTGCGGCCCGCAACGGCCGAAGAAGCCGGCGTCGTGCGCGATCTGCTCGATGAGGACTGGCTGACCAGCGAGCTGGAAAGGACCGCCATCCGCTTCGCCACCGTCGAGCTGGCGCAAGGGCATGTCGCCGAGGTCAAGGCGCGGCGCCTGCCCGAGATTGAGAAGGTCGAGCAGGAGGTCCGCGCCCGGCTCAAGAAGGAGATCAATTATTGGGACTCACGCGCCTTCGAGCTCAAGGAGGAAGAGAAGGCCGGCAAGAAGACGCGGCTCAATTGGCAGAATGCCCAGCGACGCGCCGAGGAACTAGCGGAGCGCCAGAAGCGGCGGATGGACCAGCTCGAACGCGAGCGGTTCATCTCGTCACAGCCGCCGCGGGTGCGCGGCGGCATGGTGGTCATCCCGCGCGGTCTGCTGGAGGCTCGTCATTCTCCCGCCGTGGCGAACCGTTTCGCCGAGGACCCGGCAGCGCGGCGAGCGATCGAGCTTGCCGCGATGGAAGCAGTCATGGCCGCCGAGCGCGCGCTGGGACACGCGCCGGTCGACGTCTCTGCCCAGAAGATCGGTTACGATATCGCCTCGCACGATCCGAAATCTGGGCATTTGCGCTTCATCGAGGTCAAGGGCCGCATTGACGGGGCGGACTCCGTGATGATCACGCGCCAGGAAGTCATTACCTCGCTGCACGAGCCAGAGAAGTTCATTCTGGCGATCGTGCCCGTCGCTAGCGGCTTTGCGCATGAGCCGCACTATGTGCGCGGGGCGCTTGTCGAGCGCGAACCATCGTTCCTCGAGACGGCGATTCAGTTCGACTTGCGGCGTTTGTTGGCGCGGGCGGAGTCACCGCGATGA
- a CDS encoding protein of unknown function DUF1156 (PFAM: protein of unknown function DUF1156): MTSTNNPKKKLIEVAIPLEAINGASAREKSIRHGHPSTLHLWWARRPLAACRAVLFAQLVDDPSSHPDLFPTHEAQEIERKRLFGIIEDLVIWENSTNEEVLDRAKAEIRKSCGGELPPVYDPFSGGGSIPLEAQRLGLPAYGSDLNPVAVMIGKSMIEFPPRFKDKPAIHPGVKERQFYRNAEGLAEDVKYYGGWMRDKARERIGHLYPQIDLPKEYGRGKATVIAWIWARTVPSPDPAFGNVQVPIAASFLLNSKSGQEAWIEPIVDRNAKAITYRIRHGGAKSEIAAAKQGTKAGRGANFRCLMSDTAITPEYVKQMGRDGRMGQTLIAVVAEGNRSRSYVAPTEDQEAIAFSAKPDWKPETSLPNDPRNFWTVDYGLTTFGDLFTDRQLVALNTFSDLVHEARAQIETDALAAGLSSDPTPLREGGANAKAYAEAVSLYLAFAIDRMADAGSSIATWASGGFIRFTFARQSIPMTWDFAECNFFSDSTGNFGGAVEWIVRAISEFQPRNNGSLRQQDAQQVVLPDIAAISTDPPYYDNIAYADLSDFFYVWLRRATKDVFPDLTAVLAVPKSEELVATPYRHGGRTGAELFFLNGMTQAIASLARQASSEFPATIYYAFKQSEVEKEGLSSTGWATFLQAVIDAGYAIVGTWPVRTERSARTIASGTNALANSVVLVCRKKEAAAEVVTRAEFIRAMKRELPAAIAELQAANIAPADMPQSAIGPGMGVFSRYKAVLGSDDTPMSVKGALQLINKELDEYLGGIQGEFDADTRFAITWFEQYGLGKGDYGTADNLARARGISVESVKHAGIVDSAAGKVRILARDELDDGWEPESDGHLTVWECLQHLVRRHEKDGTSHHTAVLLKKIEAMAEAVKDLAYCLYDISSNKRKDAKEGNPYNALIADWTELTRQAATIHDTSGDRQARLDI, encoded by the coding sequence ATGACCTCGACGAATAATCCCAAGAAGAAGCTCATAGAGGTCGCGATCCCCCTCGAAGCGATCAACGGGGCGTCGGCGCGCGAGAAGTCGATCCGTCACGGACATCCATCCACGTTGCACCTGTGGTGGGCGCGGCGGCCGCTGGCGGCGTGTCGCGCCGTGCTGTTCGCCCAGCTCGTCGACGACCCATCGAGTCATCCCGATCTGTTTCCGACCCATGAGGCTCAGGAGATCGAGCGCAAGCGTCTGTTCGGGATCATCGAAGACTTGGTGATCTGGGAAAACTCGACGAACGAGGAGGTGCTGGACCGCGCCAAAGCCGAGATCCGCAAGAGCTGCGGCGGCGAATTGCCACCGGTCTACGATCCGTTTTCGGGCGGTGGATCGATCCCGCTCGAGGCGCAGCGTTTAGGTTTGCCAGCGTACGGATCCGACTTGAACCCGGTGGCGGTGATGATCGGCAAGTCGATGATCGAATTCCCGCCTAGGTTTAAGGACAAGCCGGCGATCCATCCTGGCGTGAAGGAACGTCAATTCTACAGAAATGCGGAGGGGCTGGCAGAGGACGTCAAATACTATGGCGGATGGATGCGCGATAAGGCACGTGAACGCATCGGGCATCTTTATCCTCAGATAGACCTGCCGAAGGAATACGGACGCGGTAAGGCGACTGTGATCGCGTGGATCTGGGCGCGCACGGTGCCGAGTCCCGATCCTGCTTTCGGCAATGTACAGGTTCCCATCGCGGCGAGCTTCTTGCTGAATTCCAAGTCGGGCCAGGAGGCCTGGATCGAGCCCATCGTCGACCGAAATGCCAAGGCAATTACATATCGCATTCGGCACGGCGGAGCGAAGTCCGAAATCGCCGCAGCAAAGCAGGGAACCAAAGCCGGGCGCGGCGCGAACTTTCGCTGCCTCATGTCGGATACGGCGATCACACCTGAATATGTGAAGCAGATGGGCCGAGATGGGCGTATGGGTCAGACGCTCATTGCCGTCGTAGCGGAAGGCAACAGAAGTCGCTCCTATGTGGCTCCAACTGAAGACCAGGAGGCCATCGCCTTTTCGGCGAAGCCTGATTGGAAGCCAGAAACTAGCCTTCCGAATGACCCACGGAATTTCTGGACGGTGGATTACGGCCTCACGACGTTTGGCGATCTGTTCACCGATCGGCAGTTGGTGGCACTGAACACCTTTAGTGACCTAGTGCATGAAGCAAGAGCGCAGATCGAGACCGATGCCCTGGCCGCTGGCCTGTCCTCAGATCCCACACCCCTGCGGGAGGGGGGCGCAAATGCGAAAGCATATGCCGAGGCAGTAAGCCTGTACCTGGCGTTTGCGATTGATCGCATGGCAGATGCAGGTAGCTCGATCGCGACTTGGGCTAGCGGAGGCTTTATTCGGTTTACCTTCGCACGCCAGTCGATTCCGATGACGTGGGATTTCGCTGAGTGTAATTTCTTCAGCGACAGTACGGGAAACTTTGGTGGCGCCGTCGAATGGATTGTCCGAGCTATATCTGAGTTTCAGCCCCGGAATAATGGTTCGCTGCGCCAACAGGATGCTCAGCAGGTCGTTCTGCCCGATATTGCTGCGATTTCGACCGATCCGCCTTATTATGATAATATCGCATATGCCGATCTCTCGGATTTCTTTTATGTCTGGCTGCGGCGGGCTACGAAAGATGTATTCCCTGACCTGACGGCAGTGCTAGCTGTCCCAAAATCTGAAGAGCTGGTCGCTACGCCATATCGACACGGTGGCAGAACGGGCGCTGAGCTATTCTTCTTAAACGGAATGACGCAGGCCATTGCCAGCCTCGCCCGTCAGGCGTCGTCCGAATTCCCGGCGACTATCTATTACGCGTTCAAGCAGAGCGAAGTCGAAAAGGAGGGGCTAAGTTCGACGGGCTGGGCCACGTTCCTCCAGGCAGTAATTGACGCTGGCTATGCAATTGTGGGCACATGGCCGGTGCGCACCGAACGGTCTGCCCGCACGATTGCGTCAGGCACCAACGCACTCGCCAATTCAGTGGTCCTCGTCTGTCGGAAGAAGGAGGCAGCCGCAGAGGTTGTCACTCGTGCAGAGTTTATCAGGGCCATGAAACGTGAATTGCCGGCGGCGATCGCTGAGCTCCAAGCCGCTAACATTGCCCCAGCCGACATGCCGCAATCGGCCATTGGCCCCGGGATGGGCGTGTTCTCGCGCTATAAAGCCGTTCTTGGCTCCGACGATACCCCAATGAGCGTGAAAGGCGCGCTTCAACTCATCAACAAGGAACTCGACGAATATCTGGGCGGCATCCAGGGCGAATTTGACGCCGACACGCGGTTTGCCATCACCTGGTTTGAGCAATACGGGCTCGGCAAGGGCGATTACGGCACTGCCGACAATCTCGCCCGCGCCCGTGGCATCTCGGTCGAAAGCGTGAAACATGCCGGGATCGTGGACAGCGCTGCCGGCAAGGTTCGCATTCTTGCTCGCGACGAGTTGGATGATGGTTGGGAGCCGGAGAGTGACGGCCATCTGACCGTTTGGGAATGCCTCCAGCACCTCGTTCGGCGGCACGAGAAGGACGGCACCTCTCACCACACGGCTGTCCTTCTGAAGAAGATCGAGGCCATGGCCGAAGCAGTGAAGGATCTTGCCTACTGTCTGTACGATATTTCCAGCAACAAGCGGAAAGATGCGAAGGAAGGCAATCCATACAACGCCTTGATCGCCGATTGGACCGAGCTGACGCGACAGGCGGCAACAATCCACGACACGAGTGGCGACCGCCAAGCCCGGCTGGATATTTGA